Proteins encoded in a region of the Paenibacillus sp. W2I17 genome:
- the pdxS gene encoding pyridoxal 5'-phosphate synthase lyase subunit PdxS — MMQTGTDRVKRGMAEMQKGGVIMDVMNAEQAKIAEAAGATAVMALERVPSDIRAAGGVARMADPTIVEEVMKVVSIPVMAKARIGHYIEAKVLESLGVDYLDESEVLTPADEVFHIDKHEFTVPFVCGAKDLGEALRRIGEGASMIRTKGEPGTGNIVEAVRHMRLINSQLRKVQNMSKDELYAEAKNLGVAYELLREVHENGKLPVVNFAAGGVATPADAALMMHLGADGVFVGSGIFKSDSPEKFARAIVEATTHYTDYKLIAEVSKNLGAPMKGIEISKLAPEERMSNRGW, encoded by the coding sequence ATCATGCAAACAGGTACAGATCGTGTAAAAAGAGGAATGGCTGAGATGCAAAAAGGTGGCGTCATCATGGACGTTATGAATGCAGAGCAAGCTAAAATTGCTGAGGCGGCAGGGGCAACAGCTGTCATGGCTCTTGAACGGGTACCTTCCGATATTCGCGCAGCCGGCGGTGTAGCTCGTATGGCAGATCCAACCATCGTTGAAGAGGTTATGAAGGTTGTATCTATCCCAGTTATGGCCAAAGCACGTATCGGTCATTACATAGAAGCCAAAGTGCTTGAATCCCTAGGTGTGGACTATCTCGATGAAAGTGAAGTTCTTACACCTGCAGACGAAGTGTTCCATATCGATAAACATGAGTTTACTGTACCATTTGTATGTGGAGCCAAAGATTTGGGAGAAGCTCTTCGCCGTATTGGTGAGGGTGCATCGATGATTCGTACAAAAGGTGAGCCTGGAACGGGCAACATTGTTGAGGCAGTTCGTCATATGCGGCTGATTAACAGCCAGCTCCGTAAAGTGCAAAACATGTCCAAAGACGAGCTGTACGCTGAAGCCAAAAATCTAGGTGTAGCTTATGAGTTGCTGCGCGAAGTTCATGAAAATGGAAAACTTCCTGTCGTTAACTTTGCAGCAGGCGGTGTAGCTACTCCGGCGGACGCAGCATTAATGATGCACCTGGGAGCAGACGGTGTGTTTGTAGGATCAGGTATCTTCAAATCCGATAGCCCTGAGAAATTCGCTCGTGCAATCGTTGAAGCTACAACACATTACACGGATTACAAACTGATTGCCGAAGTATCCAAAAACTTGGGCGCCCCTATGAAAGGGATCGAAATTTCTAAATTGGCTCCAGAAGAGCGCATGTCCAACCGCGGTTGGTAA
- a CDS encoding PLP-dependent aminotransferase family protein yields the protein MQFHVAYSSYLNRKYTKMKALYHAIRDAIHEGNLIHGEKLPSTRELAATYHISRGTVNQVYDTLTAQGYIHSEHGRGTFVAYQLDLSNDASTVKACTHHLSAWGNRIQQFEQQTTQRNAPANAHTHDSRMYSDEVIDFSKYQPDFSKFPYDEWNNRLYAEIRQREHHLKTTSAMVSSTGDPKLREAIAAYLRRIRGIQVDPDHIAVTAGSMQAIALLTQLLADPGDYVVTESPCYVGISKAILAAGAKLIEANLDGQGVVPQDWEARMLFVTPSRQFPTGEMLSLERRQTLLDWAQRNDAMIVEDDYDSEFRYRGMHVEPLKTLDKAGRVIYLGSFTKTLPLEVRLGYVVLPSTLADTFRKAQALYEPRPVNLIEQRALAAFMTSGQYERHLRRMNRLYSRKFHLLLKLLNKHLSTWFDWVENEAGLHVFGWWRGNVTTYEAFRESARSQGVVYSEVSSSTSVGTKYGIYLSFAHLSDEQLQEGVSRLKNAVTTAL from the coding sequence ATGCAATTTCATGTAGCTTACAGTTCATATTTGAACCGAAAATATACGAAGATGAAGGCTCTCTATCATGCCATTCGTGATGCAATTCATGAAGGTAATCTTATACATGGCGAGAAGTTACCCTCTACTCGAGAGTTAGCTGCGACGTATCACATTTCCAGAGGAACCGTGAATCAGGTCTATGATACGTTGACTGCTCAAGGTTACATTCATTCAGAGCATGGAAGAGGAACCTTTGTTGCTTATCAGTTGGACTTAAGCAATGATGCGTCCACCGTCAAAGCTTGTACGCATCACTTATCCGCCTGGGGAAATCGTATTCAGCAGTTTGAACAGCAGACGACTCAAAGAAATGCACCAGCCAATGCTCATACACATGATTCCAGAATGTATAGCGACGAAGTGATCGACTTTAGCAAATATCAACCTGACTTCTCCAAGTTTCCTTACGATGAATGGAATAATCGATTGTATGCAGAGATAAGGCAGCGTGAGCATCACCTGAAAACAACCTCTGCCATGGTTAGTTCAACCGGGGATCCAAAATTGAGAGAAGCCATTGCTGCCTATCTTCGGAGGATTCGGGGCATTCAAGTCGATCCGGATCATATTGCAGTAACTGCAGGCTCCATGCAAGCTATAGCTCTACTCACTCAATTACTTGCAGATCCTGGGGATTATGTAGTGACAGAAAGTCCCTGTTATGTCGGGATTTCTAAAGCCATATTGGCTGCGGGTGCAAAGTTGATTGAAGCCAATCTCGATGGTCAGGGAGTTGTGCCCCAGGACTGGGAAGCACGTATGTTGTTTGTCACGCCGTCACGACAATTTCCTACTGGTGAAATGCTCAGTCTGGAACGCAGACAAACCTTGCTGGACTGGGCACAGCGAAATGATGCCATGATTGTTGAGGATGATTATGATAGTGAATTCCGATATCGAGGAATGCATGTTGAACCACTGAAAACACTCGATAAAGCAGGACGCGTAATCTACCTGGGTAGCTTTACAAAAACCTTGCCTTTAGAAGTACGACTTGGTTATGTGGTTCTTCCCTCTACGTTGGCTGACACCTTTAGAAAGGCACAGGCATTATACGAGCCAAGACCCGTCAACCTGATCGAACAACGGGCATTAGCTGCATTCATGACAAGCGGTCAATATGAGCGTCATCTGCGCAGAATGAATCGATTATACAGTCGCAAATTCCATCTGTTACTCAAACTTTTGAACAAACACCTCTCTACATGGTTTGATTGGGTGGAGAATGAAGCGGGTCTACACGTGTTTGGTTGGTGGCGAGGTAATGTGACCACTTATGAGGCCTTTCGGGAATCAGCTAGGTCACAAGGTGTGGTATACTCAGAAGTCAGCAGTTCAACGTCTGTTGGTACGAAGTATGGTATCTATTTGTCTTTTGCACATTTGTCAGATGAACAATTACAGGAAGGCGTATCCAGATTAAAAAATGCCGTTACAACTGCATTGTGA
- a CDS encoding PTS sugar transporter subunit IIC, which yields MKRFMKWMTDSFAPRLEAFTNNIWVSSIQEAIMVAIPMIFIGSIITLISILQDFIPGMPDLTPITTFSFGLLGLFIAFLTPYVVMEKRERHKIKLLAGMTGISLFVMLLNPTVNEDGTIQFILERFGPSGMITALLVGVFVALVMIMCNKFSFFKKGSSLPEFIMDWFDFLVPIALVLATGWVLVYQLHFDIFGLIVNVFEPINAVGQSLTGFLLFNFIGVVLYSFGVSPWVMTPIWYAIWIPAIEENAALVAAGQDPVNINTFETFFSGWLGIGGMGATLPLVVWFLMARSKKLKSVGKATIIPSLFNINEPVVYGAPIAFNPLLMVPMWINSLITPVIVYLALDWGWVRIPSQIFQLWYTPIGLSTYIMSGLNGLILLAVVLVIVFIVWFPFFKLYDAQELKKEQEQN from the coding sequence ATGAAGCGTTTCATGAAATGGATGACAGATTCGTTTGCGCCAAGATTGGAGGCGTTTACGAACAATATTTGGGTTTCTTCGATTCAAGAAGCCATCATGGTCGCCATTCCGATGATTTTCATCGGTTCGATTATTACATTGATTTCGATTTTGCAGGATTTCATTCCGGGCATGCCGGACCTGACACCTATCACGACATTCAGTTTCGGTTTGCTTGGGTTGTTTATTGCTTTTCTGACGCCTTATGTCGTGATGGAAAAAAGAGAACGACATAAAATCAAGTTGCTGGCGGGAATGACGGGGATATCTCTGTTCGTTATGCTGCTTAACCCGACGGTAAACGAAGATGGTACCATTCAGTTCATCCTTGAACGATTTGGACCCTCGGGTATGATTACAGCTCTCCTGGTAGGTGTATTTGTCGCTCTTGTAATGATCATGTGCAACAAATTTTCGTTCTTCAAAAAGGGGTCTTCACTTCCCGAATTCATTATGGACTGGTTCGATTTTCTCGTCCCGATCGCCCTGGTATTAGCAACAGGATGGGTGCTTGTATATCAGCTTCATTTTGATATTTTTGGACTGATCGTGAACGTATTTGAGCCGATCAATGCTGTAGGCCAAAGTTTAACCGGATTTTTATTGTTCAATTTCATTGGCGTTGTACTGTATTCTTTCGGCGTAAGCCCGTGGGTCATGACACCGATCTGGTACGCGATCTGGATACCTGCAATCGAAGAAAATGCAGCTCTTGTGGCAGCGGGACAAGATCCCGTCAATATCAACACGTTTGAAACCTTTTTCTCCGGATGGCTGGGTATTGGAGGAATGGGAGCGACCTTGCCGTTAGTTGTTTGGTTCCTGATGGCACGTTCGAAAAAACTGAAATCTGTCGGCAAGGCGACTATTATCCCATCCTTGTTCAACATCAATGAACCCGTCGTGTACGGAGCACCGATTGCCTTTAATCCATTACTCATGGTGCCGATGTGGATTAACTCACTTATCACGCCGGTGATTGTGTACTTGGCTCTCGACTGGGGTTGGGTGCGGATTCCGAGCCAGATCTTCCAGCTATGGTACACGCCGATCGGCCTGTCCACCTACATTATGTCCGGACTCAATGGGCTTATCTTGCTGGCGGTCGTCCTGGTGATTGTATTTATTGTCTGGTTTCCGTTTTTCAAACTGTATGATGCACAGGAACTGAAGAAAGAACAGGAACAAAATTGA
- a CDS encoding ABC transporter substrate-binding protein, with protein sequence MLVSVKKGMFLCLITAMILVLAACSSNNGGSEDANGSSQQAAESNATNDATNGEQTDADASAPAETTYPVTVSNYTTQNGTWVKKDQTFDKAPERVVANTQGAAELMIRLGLTDKLVGVAALFGSVPDDIADEFKQIPVLAEGYVGKEVTIGASPDLVVGRGGLFEDADWGVGTVSSLNDMGIKTYVQSTSVPDASLDSLYQDITELGEIFNVQANAAAYIETLKARENALSARASAETINYASFSDNGDGTIGIYNGNGDTFIESAMSLINMHNMLINETGTLSLEKLIEINPDAMIISRYAGGIDPEQTIEKLLANKQVQNINAVKNKKIYIIDFNNFWGYGDSIFTGVEGLADDLGL encoded by the coding sequence ATGTTGGTATCCGTTAAAAAAGGGATGTTTCTTTGTTTGATTACTGCAATGATTCTGGTGCTCGCAGCGTGTTCAAGCAACAATGGTGGCAGCGAAGATGCAAATGGAAGCTCACAGCAAGCTGCGGAGAGCAACGCCACGAATGATGCAACAAATGGGGAACAAACCGACGCAGACGCTTCAGCACCTGCTGAAACAACTTACCCGGTAACCGTTTCAAATTATACAACACAGAACGGCACATGGGTGAAGAAGGATCAAACGTTTGACAAGGCACCTGAACGAGTAGTTGCCAATACCCAAGGTGCAGCAGAGCTGATGATTCGTCTTGGTTTGACAGACAAACTTGTAGGTGTAGCTGCGTTGTTTGGTAGTGTACCTGACGATATTGCTGATGAGTTTAAACAAATTCCTGTGCTGGCTGAAGGTTATGTAGGTAAGGAAGTGACAATAGGCGCTTCGCCTGACTTGGTTGTAGGGCGTGGTGGATTGTTTGAGGATGCGGATTGGGGTGTTGGTACAGTAAGCAGCTTGAATGATATGGGGATTAAAACGTACGTACAAAGCACCAGTGTTCCTGATGCATCGTTAGATAGTCTGTATCAGGATATTACTGAATTAGGTGAAATATTCAACGTACAAGCGAATGCAGCGGCATATATTGAGACGCTTAAAGCACGCGAGAATGCTTTGTCGGCCCGAGCTAGCGCTGAAACCATCAACTATGCATCTTTTTCGGATAATGGAGATGGAACCATTGGCATTTACAACGGAAATGGTGATACGTTTATTGAAAGTGCAATGTCATTAATCAATATGCATAATATGCTGATTAATGAAACCGGCACACTCAGTCTGGAGAAGCTAATCGAGATTAATCCGGATGCGATGATTATTTCGAGGTATGCAGGTGGTATTGATCCTGAACAGACGATTGAAAAGCTGCTTGCCAACAAGCAGGTACAAAACATTAACGCAGTTAAAAATAAAAAAATCTACATTATTGATTTCAACAACTTCTGGGGTTACGGGGATTCCATCTTCACAGGTGTTGAAGGACTCGCTGATGATCTCGGGTTGTAA
- a CDS encoding glycoside hydrolase family 3 C-terminal domain-containing protein, with protein sequence MDKSINELLSELTLAEKASLSAGLNMWMTKGIERLNIPPVHMYDGTNGIRKTNSDEEMGITTENVPATCYPTGSAIGSSWNTELLYEVGVALGRESKTMDVELLLGPGVNMKRTPLGGRNFEYYSEDPYLTGELGAAFINGIQSEGVGASVKHFAGNNQEFEKMVTSSEIDERTLREIYLSAFERIIKKSDPWTVMCSYNLLNGTYTSENEHLLHDILREEWGYEGVVLSDWTAVNDRIRGLKAGLDLEMPGPAHYNAKAIIEAVQNGSLSEEQLDQSVGRILKLVERVTGKKDMNSSPDSDYHALARKAAAESIVLLKNENAILPLGQESISSIAVIGRFAKKPRIQGAGSAKVTPTRVDIPWDEIKNLAGDAITMNYAEGYPEDDSINDELIKESVSLAMNSDVAVLFVGQPEYAESEMHDLQGIDLPEHQVKLILAVAAVQPKCIVVTSSGSALAMRPWVQHVPGVIHSWLSGQGMGKVIADVLFGQTNPSGKLSETFPVKLSDNPSHMRIRGENGKLYYREGLFVGYRYYDRKELAPQFPFGHGLSYTSFLYTDLEVAQTHTGVTVSFQLKNTGMRKGKEVVQLYVHDEECTWTRPEKELKAFAKVELESGEKRKITFELEERDFSYYNTKYNRWVAETGFFQISLGSSSKDLRITERLHCDFGKEEITFHKFSLLSEWMSDPAAKKELEHCLNEMNEHVTDKVYLNEEFVGFWADFPMIKVFQMFGQQWMNERSPDEIINELIAKVNQARNK encoded by the coding sequence ATGGATAAATCAATCAATGAATTGTTGTCGGAATTGACTCTGGCCGAGAAAGCTTCACTCTCCGCAGGATTGAATATGTGGATGACAAAAGGAATCGAGCGGTTAAACATTCCGCCAGTTCATATGTACGATGGGACAAACGGCATCCGTAAAACAAACAGCGATGAAGAAATGGGGATTACAACGGAAAATGTACCCGCAACCTGTTACCCTACGGGTTCAGCCATCGGTTCTTCGTGGAATACGGAATTGTTGTATGAAGTCGGTGTGGCACTGGGACGTGAATCGAAAACCATGGACGTTGAGCTGCTGCTTGGACCTGGTGTAAATATGAAAAGAACGCCGCTTGGTGGAAGAAACTTCGAATACTACTCGGAAGACCCATACTTGACGGGGGAACTTGGAGCGGCGTTTATAAACGGGATTCAAAGCGAAGGAGTGGGCGCTTCTGTCAAACACTTTGCGGGCAACAACCAGGAGTTCGAGAAAATGGTGACCAGTTCGGAAATCGACGAGCGGACGCTTCGCGAAATTTACCTGAGTGCCTTTGAACGAATTATTAAGAAATCCGACCCTTGGACGGTCATGTGTTCCTATAATTTATTGAATGGAACATATACGAGCGAGAACGAACATTTGCTGCATGACATTTTGAGAGAAGAGTGGGGTTATGAAGGTGTTGTCCTATCCGACTGGACAGCTGTTAATGATCGTATACGCGGACTGAAGGCCGGGCTTGATCTGGAGATGCCGGGTCCCGCCCATTACAATGCCAAAGCGATCATTGAAGCGGTTCAGAACGGAAGCCTATCCGAAGAACAGTTGGATCAAAGCGTGGGTCGTATTTTGAAGCTGGTTGAGCGGGTAACGGGCAAGAAAGATATGAATTCTTCTCCAGATTCGGACTATCATGCACTCGCACGTAAAGCGGCGGCCGAGAGTATTGTGCTTCTGAAAAATGAGAACGCGATTCTCCCACTAGGGCAGGAGTCCATTTCGTCGATTGCCGTGATCGGACGGTTTGCCAAAAAACCGAGAATTCAGGGAGCGGGCAGTGCGAAGGTAACGCCTACAAGAGTCGATATTCCATGGGACGAGATAAAGAATCTAGCTGGCGATGCCATTACAATGAATTATGCAGAAGGGTACCCGGAGGATGACTCCATCAATGATGAGCTAATTAAGGAAAGCGTGTCATTAGCCATGAATTCCGATGTTGCTGTACTGTTTGTGGGCCAACCGGAATATGCGGAATCGGAGATGCATGATTTGCAAGGCATTGACCTTCCGGAGCATCAAGTGAAATTGATTCTCGCGGTAGCCGCGGTTCAGCCTAAGTGCATTGTCGTGACGAGCAGCGGTTCCGCACTGGCGATGCGTCCATGGGTACAGCATGTACCTGGTGTGATTCATTCTTGGTTGTCCGGTCAAGGTATGGGTAAAGTGATTGCAGATGTATTATTCGGACAGACGAATCCATCGGGCAAGCTGTCTGAGACATTTCCCGTCAAACTGTCGGACAACCCTTCACATATGCGAATTCGCGGGGAGAACGGCAAGCTGTATTATCGCGAAGGCCTGTTCGTGGGTTATCGATATTATGACCGGAAAGAACTGGCACCTCAATTCCCGTTTGGACACGGATTGTCTTACACATCGTTTTTGTATACGGATCTGGAAGTGGCTCAGACCCATACCGGTGTTACTGTGTCCTTCCAATTGAAAAATACCGGAATGCGCAAGGGGAAAGAAGTAGTTCAACTGTATGTTCACGATGAAGAGTGCACATGGACCCGTCCAGAGAAAGAATTGAAAGCTTTTGCCAAAGTTGAACTGGAGTCGGGTGAAAAACGCAAGATAACTTTTGAACTGGAAGAGAGAGATTTCTCATATTACAACACCAAGTATAACCGTTGGGTGGCAGAGACCGGGTTTTTCCAAATTTCACTTGGCAGCTCGTCCAAAGATCTCCGAATTACGGAACGTCTGCATTGTGACTTTGGTAAGGAAGAAATCACGTTCCACAAATTCAGTCTGCTCAGTGAGTGGATGAGTGATCCTGCAGCGAAAAAGGAATTGGAGCATTGCCTGAATGAAATGAACGAGCACGTTACGGACAAGGTATATCTTAACGAGGAGTTTGTAGGATTCTGGGCAGATTTCCCGATGATCAAAGTATTCCAAATGTTCGGTCAACAATGGATGAATGAGCGGTCACCTGATGAAATTATTAATGAACTTATCGCCAAGGTTAACCAGGCACGTAATAAATAG
- a CDS encoding helix-turn-helix domain-containing protein, with protein MQTIRYLYEFIQHQDDLPMKLFVNSVKHIDFHWHKEVEVVYVLHGSIIMYLDQQQYTLHEDDVIVVNSMSVHKIERTNQDNVLLTLQFGPELMNNNAFISCNSAMNVEQKAPRLQSIKQYLAQMVWEINKKTPGYQNFTMGRLQMLCGCLQRYFSSGTNSALEDGSRDYDYKRLNRVLTYIDLHYNEKITLQDMAHSEHLSLHYFSHFFTDKIGIPFQKYLTLIRLEKAQAQLAANDKNISEIALDCGFANVKLFNKYFKEKYGCTPGSYREASRTPELHQLNVNRKPKTYEESSSGDYYEMETLNAIGLLYRYLDVKVDADQDTLPVPSVHLSDQTYIEIRADQTSSVYEKHWNMTMTAGRAIEGLREDWRKQLSALKGKVPFQYIRFHGIFNDEMMVYSENEQGIPLYNWSYVDNLYDFLLDQGVRPFVELSFMPSQLARSKETLFWWRGNISPPSDPAKWQALVGEFVRHCLNRYGAEEVRQWYFEVWNEPDLAGVCWAGSKEEYFAFYESTVHAIKSILPELKVGGPAMGYGSLWNDTWAEEFLSYCRKREVALDFFSFHIYSEYPKLKVEEDRLTQIMPPAFYKESIELMRQKMNTSSYGHVELHVTEWNFSLYDRNLLHDTMFMAPFVIYHTMNTLGDVKAMAFWSFTDVFEESIVPASPFYGGFGLINRDGLKKPSYYAFELMQKLGDELMVKGDGYVGTRKRDGSMQFLFYHYVHVDRLFASGDWSELSSSTRYDVFEEKGSKAYELTLSNLEGPYKCTSYQLDREHGSVFDEWTRMGSPYSLTEEEIAYLNGRSGPVMGTEMVRDESWRREILLPPHGVMLLILDRQY; from the coding sequence GTGCAGACAATTCGCTATCTATATGAGTTTATTCAACATCAGGACGATCTGCCTATGAAACTCTTCGTGAACTCCGTAAAACATATTGATTTTCATTGGCACAAGGAAGTGGAAGTTGTATATGTTCTCCACGGTTCAATCATCATGTATCTGGACCAGCAGCAATATACACTGCATGAAGATGATGTGATTGTGGTTAACAGTATGTCCGTCCACAAGATCGAACGAACCAATCAGGACAATGTGTTATTAACATTGCAGTTCGGTCCCGAGTTAATGAACAATAATGCGTTTATCTCCTGTAACTCTGCTATGAACGTGGAACAAAAAGCTCCTCGCCTGCAAAGTATTAAACAATATCTTGCGCAAATGGTATGGGAGATCAACAAAAAAACGCCGGGTTATCAAAATTTCACAATGGGCAGATTACAGATGTTATGCGGATGCCTGCAGAGGTATTTTTCCAGTGGAACGAATTCCGCATTGGAAGACGGTAGCAGGGATTATGATTATAAAAGACTGAACAGGGTCCTCACATATATTGATTTACACTACAATGAGAAGATTACACTGCAGGATATGGCGCATTCCGAACATTTAAGTTTGCATTATTTCTCCCATTTCTTCACCGACAAAATCGGGATACCTTTTCAAAAGTATTTGACGCTCATTCGCTTGGAAAAGGCTCAGGCTCAGCTAGCAGCAAACGATAAAAATATTTCGGAGATCGCGCTGGATTGCGGATTTGCCAATGTGAAGCTGTTTAACAAATACTTCAAGGAAAAGTACGGCTGTACGCCCGGTTCCTATCGGGAAGCTTCTCGTACACCGGAACTCCATCAGTTGAATGTGAACCGCAAACCCAAAACGTATGAGGAGTCTTCAAGCGGAGATTATTACGAGATGGAAACGTTGAATGCGATTGGTTTACTGTATCGATATCTGGATGTGAAGGTTGACGCCGATCAGGACACGCTTCCTGTACCGTCTGTACATCTGTCAGACCAAACTTATATTGAGATTCGTGCGGATCAGACGTCGTCTGTCTATGAAAAGCACTGGAATATGACCATGACGGCAGGTAGAGCCATTGAAGGTTTGCGTGAAGATTGGCGTAAGCAGCTCTCCGCGCTGAAAGGAAAAGTACCTTTTCAATATATTCGATTTCACGGCATCTTTAATGACGAGATGATGGTGTACAGCGAGAACGAGCAGGGCATCCCCCTCTATAACTGGTCTTATGTGGACAATTTGTATGATTTCCTGCTGGATCAGGGCGTTCGGCCATTTGTGGAATTAAGCTTTATGCCGAGCCAGTTGGCGAGATCCAAAGAAACGCTGTTTTGGTGGAGGGGGAATATTAGCCCGCCATCCGACCCTGCCAAGTGGCAGGCGCTTGTTGGTGAATTTGTTCGCCATTGTTTGAATCGTTATGGAGCGGAAGAAGTGAGGCAGTGGTATTTCGAAGTATGGAACGAGCCTGACCTGGCGGGTGTTTGTTGGGCAGGAAGCAAGGAAGAATACTTTGCGTTTTACGAATCGACCGTTCATGCCATCAAATCGATTTTGCCGGAACTGAAGGTGGGGGGGCCAGCTATGGGTTACGGTTCTCTCTGGAACGATACCTGGGCTGAGGAATTTTTGTCCTATTGCCGCAAGCGGGAAGTGGCTCTCGACTTTTTCTCGTTTCACATCTATTCGGAGTATCCCAAGCTAAAAGTTGAAGAGGATCGTTTAACCCAAATCATGCCCCCTGCTTTTTATAAAGAGAGTATTGAGCTTATGCGGCAAAAAATGAATACGTCATCGTACGGTCATGTTGAACTTCATGTCACCGAGTGGAACTTTTCGCTGTATGACCGGAACTTGCTTCACGATACTATGTTCATGGCTCCGTTTGTGATTTACCACACCATGAACACGCTCGGTGACGTGAAAGCGATGGCATTCTGGTCCTTTACCGATGTATTCGAAGAAAGTATCGTTCCCGCTTCTCCTTTCTACGGAGGTTTTGGCCTGATTAACCGCGATGGGCTGAAGAAACCCAGCTATTATGCATTTGAGCTTATGCAAAAGCTTGGGGATGAGCTAATGGTCAAGGGAGACGGTTATGTCGGAACCCGAAAAAGGGATGGAAGCATGCAATTTTTGTTCTATCACTATGTTCACGTAGACCGGCTGTTTGCAAGTGGAGATTGGTCGGAATTATCCAGCTCAACCCGCTATGACGTCTTTGAAGAAAAAGGCAGCAAAGCTTATGAACTTACCCTGAGCAATCTCGAGGGACCTTATAAATGCACCAGTTATCAACTGGATCGGGAGCATGGATCGGTATTTGATGAGTGGACCCGCATGGGATCGCCCTATTCATTGACGGAAGAAGAAATCGCCTATCTAAACGGCAGGAGTGGACCCGTGATGGGGACAGAGATGGTAAGAGATGAAAGTTGGCGCAGAGAGATTTTGCTTCCACCGCATGGGGTAATGCTGCTCATTTTGGATAGACAATATTAA
- a CDS encoding TetR/AcrR family transcriptional regulator: protein MPKNTFFRLDEARREEISNSAMHLFVDNLYEDITMKMVLDSLSMHPGTFYRYFEDKDDLYCHLIRNVTQKRAAYFNNSNEDSLYSYFLTGLFGNVNGMVTEPLNELEIKLTKTFSYIPEDILLKVYVNVLKGESFPMIKDILRRMRVDGYLRPDVDDDLISFMFESMQLNLILFFREFDIKDSKLQHKISKYFAEFMGHGLLEDHKYSEMVSDLKGERK, encoded by the coding sequence ATGCCAAAAAATACTTTCTTTCGTTTAGACGAAGCAAGGCGCGAGGAAATATCTAATAGCGCTATGCATCTTTTTGTTGATAATCTTTACGAGGATATAACTATGAAGATGGTTTTGGATAGTTTGTCCATGCACCCCGGAACATTTTATCGGTATTTTGAAGACAAAGATGACCTTTATTGTCACTTAATACGTAATGTGACTCAGAAAAGAGCTGCATATTTTAATAACAGTAATGAAGATTCCCTTTACAGCTATTTCCTTACTGGTTTATTTGGTAACGTTAATGGTATGGTGACCGAGCCACTAAATGAGTTGGAAATAAAACTCACTAAAACATTTTCATATATTCCTGAGGACATTTTGCTGAAAGTATATGTGAATGTGTTAAAGGGCGAGTCATTCCCCATGATCAAGGACATTTTACGCCGAATGAGGGTTGATGGATATCTCCGACCGGATGTTGACGACGACCTGATTTCTTTTATGTTTGAGTCAATGCAGCTTAATTTAATCTTGTTTTTTAGGGAATTCGATATTAAGGACTCTAAGCTGCAACATAAGATCAGCAAATACTTTGCTGAATTTATGGGCCATGGGCTGCTTGAAGATCATAAATATTCTGAAATGGTTAGCGATCTCAAGGGGGAAAGAAAATGA